TTTGTAACCTCTAGTTGcatagaaaaatgtttattagttAGTGATTCTCTGGATAACAAAAACAGTGACTGTCTCTAATTACAGCTGGTCAGCTTCAGCTGTCCCCATCTGCCATGTTTAATTGACActgctatatatatttttgcatcaGATTTCCTAATAAAAATGAAGCACGCTGTTGTGCCGTGACACATTCAGTGTGAAATCAGGGTTAGAGCCTGACTGATAATTTAGTCAGTACACTAATTTAGCCAAAGTGAAATCTAATCTGTCAAAAAGTTATTAACATCTGAACACAACCAATCAAACAAATCATGAagtatttataatgttaatggACCAACTGAGTTCTGGCCCAATAAAAATTTCTCTTGTTGTGGGCTGCAGCCTTGGCTAGTCTGTGTGTTAATCCTCCTCTGGATACATCTGCAGTAACACATCATCTGCCTCAGGCAGGAGAGGCTCTCAAAGGAAAGTGTTGTCAGGAGCGATGTGCAAATTTAGCTGAGCCACAGATCATTCATCATTTGAAGAGGAAGATCTAATGTAGCACTAATGAGCTGCCTACGCAGAGatcacaatgttttattttattttattaatcaaaaCACAGCCATGTGGCCTAGCCTCTGCATGCAAGAGTTACTAATATTAGGACAAATTCCTTATAATTAAGGTAGATCAGCTTCTGTCAGCTATAGCATGTAGGATATAGGCCTGGTCTGTGGCTTGCATAATTTAGTTACATGCTGTTTCTATTGGACTCTGTgttgttatattatataaatcatattttgtTTACTTGCTTACAATAAACAGTGTGTAGAAATGTCCATGCGCATTTGTACAAGTATAAACCTGAAGGtttgtgaattattttataGTATCCTGCTTGACTTGAATCATTACACATAGGCCCAGTAAGAGTTGTAAAAAGTTGGTGTGACACTGCCCCCTGGTGGAACTCCACATGGtaataaagcaaataataagGCATAAAAATGCGTGTCACGTGGCCATCACATATTGAGgcattttcattaataaattttcattaataaaatgttctaaCATGTTATTTCATTATCTACGGACAGCTGTGTCTCATGCCATTTCTTTGTTGTATCCATCTCTTTCTTTGCCTTAGATGGAGCCCAGAAACCTTGCTCTTGTGTTTGGTCCCACGCTTGTGCGTACCTCAGAGGACAATATGACCGACATGGTCACTCACATGCCTGACCGCTACAAGATTGTGGAGACTCTCATTTTGCATGTAAGCGCTATATGCTTTGACGTTTCTTTCCATTCCCTTTCCAAATCCTtgacatattttcatttataataaatgtatctGTTTACTTTGAACAAAACTAGTAAAAATATGGATGCATCTCTTGAATTGTATttgactctctctttcttgcagCATGCCTGGTTCTTCAATGATGAGTTGATGGATAAAGATGAGAAGGtattgtctgtctgttttgtaCATTTCTCTGGCAGATAGGAGCCGAGTCATTGGAAAAACAGCATACTCATTACACACCTGGTTTGGGCTCGTGGGCTCAAAGCTTATGacttaaaacatattaaattgAAACCAGATCAACCAGATCTCCTCACAACAGCTAGAACTGGTCATCAGAAAATGCTGGACAATTTAGCATACCTTTATCTGTAATGTTCAGGCTTTGAGTCATTCAGACTAGCAGCCTTGGAACAGTACTTTATCAGGATTCACACAGAATGTGATGTACAACAAATTCCACATAGAACAAACACTTACATCTGTTTATCACCTGAATCTTCATGCTGCTCATGCCACATGCTTAGAGTCTGCTGCTGATTTGCTCATAAATGGCCGCATCTACAATTGAATCATTCAATGTGATGGACAATTTCACTCACAGCATAAATGGTCAGCTGCTCCTTTATTTCTAAATTGCTCCAGTTTCCAGACAATCCtactgttctttttctttgttgccTTTTTTTAGCCATCTCAAGAAGTGACATAGTAGGATAAATAGTCAGTAACATGCCATCCTCTTTCCCTGTAACATACTGGTTCACCAGGGTGCCATTCAGATAATCTCCTGGGAAATGTACTAGATCTCATCCCGATTGATTGCCGCATCATCACATCTTCTTGAGATTTTGTCTCTGGCTTATGTTCTGACTTACCTTTTTCCAGATTAATTACCACTGATTTCCCTAATAAGTGCTTATGTGGAAGGAGATTAATAGTTGCTCTATCACTAAAACTGTTGTATTGTGAGAGTTGTGAAACCATGATGTGAATCCTGATTATAATGAAAGTGCTTGCTTATAATATTAAAGCTCTCAGGCAGAGCTCTCAGGCAGTTTCAAAGCCAAGCAAGACAGCTTTATCAAATTAGACTATTCTTAGAATTTGCCACATTACTATATGAATGTTCTCCAAAGCCTTCGGACTAGCATGTGGGTTAATATCTGAGTGagctctctctgtttttcagaCCCCTGAAGACCAACGGGATGAGCAGCCCATTCCAAATATTGACCACCTCCTCTCCAACATTGGCCGAACAGCACCACAGGGGGACACCTCAGGTGAATCATCCTACAGTTTACGTTATCCTTTGTTTGCTGCTTCAGGTGCTCTGACActtaaagcttaaaaaaaataaaagaaaatgtataaatcacagaCTTAATCCATTTCCTATCCTGTAACTTTGTAGACATTTACCTCTTTTCCAGCTTTGGCTTTTTTGTGCTTTACctcacttgttttgtttttcctctttgttaTAATCTCACCTTAAACTCTTCTTTGCCAActtcttctctgtctctttttctacCTCTTTTCGGGACCTCTCTTAATTCTGATCCTAGCTGTGCCAGTGGAGCAAACTCTGCGGTAGGAGCAGGATTTACACCtgacattgtgtttgtgtgtttgggatGCTTAAAAGATCTACAGCATCCAGTTTTCATGCATAATAAACCTGTCAGTTACCCGTGATATGTATAATAACATTGATACAAACAAAGTAAACTCACATCAGGCATCAgtcactgcaaaaatgatatcAAGTGAAGATATTTTGTATAAAGGAGAAGTTATCCAATAGTTcccattatgagattattatataacagatataagaccatgaagtctgtttctagACAAATTTTCACAAATATGTGCCGAGAGTCACATAAGACATAtttaaaattgtcttattcaAATGACAGATAATGTTGCTtctttctgtaaataaacttgacataagcaaaattatctgcaaaCAAAATAAGacgacaatttcaagcttgaaatcaTTAAgatatctagaaataggcttaataatcttatatttgtttaaaaataataaagttatttttgtttaaaaaatctaatacaGAGAAATTttgaatttgcctatatttaatatatttttacttgctatcACTTTTTGCAGAAGGAACCTTTCAGATCTTCACAGTCATTATCACtccttaaaatataaattaattccataatacattttttaatatatgttttaatcAAGCACATGGAACATATTGAACAGACAGTTCACAACTGTTTATCCAGCTCTGCAAACTCCtgacttctctcttttctccacCTGCACAGATTCCACTAACAGCGATTCAGCTAAATCCAAGGTAATATTCTACATTCTTTATTTAAACATCAGCACTGTGTGACATTACAGTGACCTCTGAAGCCTAAACATTATTGATTCGCTGTGGCAGGGATCCTCGATTTCAAAGAAAGATGTGAGTGCCAAGGATTTCCTTCCCCTGTCCATCATATCTGCTGTGACCCGGAAGAGAAAGAAGCATCGGAGTGCCTGCCCTACAGACAGCAGTAGCGATGAGGACTCAGAGCACGAGCCGGTGAAAGCCAGCAACTATGGAGAGCTGAGTGAGAATGGGGGGAATGAGAGCGATGGAGGTCATGAGGAGAGCAAGATGGGGTGTGCTGCCCAAAGCACAGAAAGCCAGACGACAGAAGTAGATGAAAAGGATGTAGAAGGAAAACGTATGATGGAGTCACAAGAGGAAAGAGAACAGGAggtgggagggagggagagtggAGGTAGCGAGCAAGAGGACATACAAGTGGGCGTCAGTGTGAGGGTGCAGTTAGGGCGAGAACAGCCGCAGCGGCCTCGCAGCTTCCTCTACTCTCACCAGAATTCTCCAGGGCCGAGAGTCACAGACCAGTCAGCCAGCAATCCCTCGTCCCCCTGCTCCAGTGATGCCCACAGGCTCAGCCAGGTCAACTCAGCAAGCCGTAAGAAGCTGCGTGGAGAGAGGGCGCGCCCTCGCTCTTTATATGAGGAACCAGGTCTGGAGAGGGCTGTGGGTCTGGCCCGAGTCAAAGCCTCACTTGTGCGCGGCCAGGAGAGGCTGCGTCAGGCCATGTCCCCCAGCAGAGACACCTCTGTCCAGCAGAGTTGGTTGAGTCAGGTACATGCCAACTTACTTTCCTCTGCCAACGACTTGTGGAGGTCAGGGACTCAGCGGCGACATGCTTCCCCAGAGACGCGCCGCAGGCGGAGAGACTGGAGACGCCATACAGTGGTGGGAAATAGTGGGGAAGGCTAAACAAGGACATCTAAACACCCTGAATCCTAATGCATTAACACGCTGAAGGGAAATAAAGCACAGTACTCAAATATCAAGTGTGAAGGCATAAGGTTCAGTTTAAGTCTTAAAATGAAGGAAAGCTTGGCTAGAGATGAATCATTTCGGTTATTAATTGCATATTTGCACCATGCCGAAAGCAAGTGtttcatgtaacatttatgCAATAAAGGCTTAAGGCCTTTCGGCATTCTGCACTGGTGCAATAAATAACTGAAGCCCTTTCCAGCTTCATTTCCAGCTCATCTCCTTCATCACTGGAGGAGGGCACTTCAGCTGAAAGAGCAGGATCCTCACTGCACATCTGCAAGACTTTGCACTGCACCTTATCAGCAACACCAAACACAAAATGGCTCCCGACCtcaggtgccagaacagagagcTGTGGAGCAGCCATAACAATACATGCTGCCACCTATTCGTAATTCTCACACCATGTACATACATTGCTAAAAAGGGTCTGGTGTGATTCACAAATGTGTCTTGTTCTCCTGCACCCATTCCCCAAATAAACACAGTCTTCCCTTGTTTGAGTGGAAATGACAGTATTACACACAAAGTGGTTGTGGCAAAAACAGCTGAAAGCAGCTGCACTGAGATATGACATAACCTTACCTTCAGCTCTGGCGTGCCAATCAATCtcgttctttcttttctgtgttttgaccTACAATAACTGTTCTCCTCTGGTGGCTCTGAGCAGCCACTGcagatttttattatgtttgacCAGTTATTACTTCCAACCTCATGTTGTGTATGACCTAACATGTCTGTCCTGTGTGTTATATTGTCTTTGCCCTGTGCGTGTACATTTATGCACTATGTGGGTGATCATGtggaccaattttttttttttttttgtaacagttGTACAAAGCCTTGCTAAGTTAACCTCTGTGTACAAATGATACATGTGGTTGTTTTGAATTgtcccttttttattttttaacttttggaCTGTTACATAAAGATGTCTTATTTCTATGTATGTATTCATTTCAAAGGGAAAACATCAgggagatgaaaaaaaatacatgcgGAACACAGACTGGTATTGACATTCATTACAGGCATCCTGCAAATGGATCCTGCTGCACTGGACGGAGTTTACACAACAGAAACAGACTAATTTTGTGAACACGCAGGCGTTTAGGAAGactgacaggaagtgacagCTGTTTATATTCCATAACAATTCTCTATGAAATGTATAGTCTAGATCAGACCAGGGCTGAGGTGGATGTACTTTATTAGATAAGATcagatgaaagaaagagtgaaggCAGAGAAACGAACGCAGATGcaaataatattcaaatgtcATACATTGTGATGACTGCACTTTTCTCCAAATCACTGGAATCCTAAAGCACAATTTTATCTTCTATTACAGAGCGCTTTCCAACACATTCTGCAAACATGAcatgcattaataaataagagagacagaaaaggaagCGAGAAACAGAAGGAAACATTTCTGCGTCAGATTAAATATGATGATGAAGGGGATTCATGTTACCATGAGACAAGATAAGGCAGAGTAGAGTAGGCTACATATAAACCCTGCATACTCCTGCACTAACTAGTAGGCCTGTGTCAAATCTGTGAGAGGCCACAGTGCGCTCTTGTGGGGTTTTTTCTGTTATGCACAGAAATAGCGGATTGGGATGTGACCAGTGTGTTATTAAACTCTGAGCGCTCAGAGCCTTGTCCTGCAAGTCCATCTCAAACAAAGTGTTAATGATAAGATATGAAATAAACCCAcaactgcttttttaaaataatttaattgatatATTTGGACGAAAACAAATGCCAGTAACGGTTTTCCACAGTTTTATTAGCCCACATACTGCCTTGGTCATGCATTAATAAGTGTATAGCAGAATATCAGGTGCACCAGCAGAAAAATACCAAACAGCTCATTTACTGGGACTGATGGAGAAAAAACACGTCGCTTTACGGTAAACTTACAAacgtgtgtatgagtgtgtgttgttctcCCGTGCAGTATGAACACGTAACTGATCCAGAAGTATTAACTCTAAAACCaaaatagtcttttttttttttaataacttcagtcacgtgtgcaaaaaaaaccaaaacaacccTAACCTACATTACAACTAACTGACCATTTTTATgggacctcacacacacattcaatatTTAAAACTTGTCAGAAAAAGAAGAACGTTACCTTTCGGGCCGAAAGCGCATCACATTAGCTACCGTAGCTTTACAGTAAGACAACGGATAAGATCAGAGGACAATAAAtcgcaaacaaacaaaaagaaagaaaaacaaggaaacaTGTCGAATTGTCCAGCGCGTCTGTCGGTCACTGAGTGTCCGTGTCCTCGGCGTGTCCCTTGTCGGGCTCTGAGGCGGCAGATCCGTTGACGGCGTGTCCCGCAGTGTGGTGGCAGTGAAAGAGCAGCTCGCTGTTCAGCGCTCTCAGTCTCTCCAGCTCGCGCTCCAGCTCGTGCACGCGCTGCGCGCTCTCGCCCGGAGTCGCCGGGTTTCTCCGCGCGCGCCGCAACCAGTTGTTCTCCTCCTCCAGGCGCGACATGCTCTTCTCCAGCTCCAGGTACTCCCTCACCAGTTCCTGTTTGGACATATTCTGCAGCGTCTCTACGTGGTACCGCTCGTAGGTCTCGGAAAAGTCCCGCTGCAGAAACTCTCCCCCTGCGCCCCCAGCTCGGCCCATACCGTCGCTCTCGCCGCCTTCTCCGCCTTcaccttcctcttcctcctcctcatcggGCTCGAAATAGTCTTCCTCGCTGGCCGTGTCTTCGGACCGACTCGCACCGAAAGACCTGCGGTTGCAGCGCTCCGTGTTCAGGTCGGGCTCCTCTCGGTCGTGCTCCTCCATCAGGAACTGAGTGGTGTTGTACGGAGCCACCGGCAGACCTTTAGCGAACATCTCGGCTCGGACCCGCGACGCGCGCGCGCTCTCCCGCTCGTCCagttccttcttctcctcccaGGTCAGTTTGAAGTACGGCTTCCAGCGTCGCTTCTTCTTGGACGGTCGCCGCCGGTGTTTCTTCTTGCCTTGGCGGCCGTCCGGTGCGCCCTCGGAACTGCAGCCGGACCTCCTCTTATTCCGGGGGTCCCGCTCGCCCTGCGCTTTACTGGACGTCTTTTCAGTCGCGTCTCCGTCGTCACCGGCAGCATCGCCAGTCTTAGGCTCCGGATCGCTCCTCTCCCGAGCGCGGCACATGGGGTGCGTGTCTCCGGAGACAAGTCCGGGACAGAACTCCGGCGGATTTCGCTGCACTTGTTTCTCCGCGATGACACTCTGCGTGTCGTCTCTCTGGCGCCCCCTGTCTTCAGCCTCCGGCGCAGCGTCGTCTTTACTCAGCTCCATAACTGTACACTCCCACCTGAAGGAGATAGAAGTTTGTGATCAGAGTGATGATCGCACAGATTTCTTAAAAACTCACCAGTCAACAAAACTAAGACATTacgaaaagaaaaaatatatatagtgtaaacAAAGCGTTAgcttacagtaaaaaaaaaaactgtttcaaaAAGTGGACAGTGAATTAACGTTTCTATTTTAATCAAGACTATTTAACATATCAACAAATTAACTCGGAAAAGTCATGAGCGAATAAAACTCACCGTTTACCTCAAGTCTATCGTTTTAATTATTACGCTACTTGAGACTGTTAATGTTAACTCCTTCCGCTCCGTTTACAACTAGCTAGCTTTCTTGACAGGACCGAGTACATTTCCAACCCTTGTAAACTCCTTTTCGCTTCTGCTACGGAGACGAGTGTTGCTTGTGAATTTATTACCTCCCCCACGTAAAGGGCGCATGCGGCCAGTCCTCATTTTTTGCCGCATCTTGGGACTTGAAGTTCAACTCTTCACTGACCTATAAGGAAGGGTCTCACATAAACCTACATTTCCCACAATTCACTGATTGTTTTCAGTCCCGACCGAGACACGCCCACTCTAGAACTTCATTGGTTCAAAAGTTTTTTCTGCCGTCGCTTCCTTGAAGAAGCACTCTGATTGGTTGTTTGTTCAGTCAATCCGTCTGAAAGCCGTCCCGGTTGTTCTAGTGGACGCTACCAACAGCTTTGAAATGGGTACGAACGTTCTctttagaataaaaatatattaaaaatctaGGTTATTGAAGCCAAAATAATGTAACAGACTGCAAATGTGGCAGTACTGAAGTACGTAGCTCATAACAGAAATTCATAATATTGACAATTCTTGTGCGTTATGGTCCACTGGAAAAGGCACACATACCTCGCGCCTCGGACGTGATTAAAGGCTCTTCATCCACAAAGTAGTCGTTATTCACAGCAGTGCTTAGCCATTGAGTGTCTGGTAACGTGTGTTCGTCGAGTTAACGAATACGCAAATTTTCACGGCCAAGTTGCTTTTATACGTCGAAGTGTGACGTTATTTCTCTACAAAAACGAACCAACGTTTAATAAGCGTCTTTTCAAAGACATCGAAAGTATCTTCCGTGAATATGAGGAGAGAATGCGGAGTGTTAGCTTTTCTGTTTGCCTGCTAGCTAGTCAGTGTTTagctaacctagctagctacataAACGGGGCTTTACCAAGTAGTGCAAAGATTGCCAACACTGAAAGAGTATGTTTATTTAAGaacaatgtaaataaaatgcagtttggTGCGTCTCCCACATGAACAAAAAGAAGTCTTCCAGTATTCACCAGCCACAATGGCTCTGATAGCaactgtgccttttttttttttttttgtaataaagctAGATTATTTAGCCAGATTGCACAGCTAGGTTAACTAGCTAGCGGGCTTGTTAGTTTGTGTAAACTAGCTTTTGTGTATTTCTAACTAGGCTAGTTTCGTTGGAGAAAACTAGCTGTGAAGTAAATTTCCCTGCAGCAAAACAACTGCGTGTTTATCTCCACGCTGTGATGCCCTAAATAGGTTAGCTacgtagctagctagttaccaAACAGAGCCTGCCCTGACTCGCCAAGAAGCCATTTCCTCGCTAGGGAAGTTAAACTAGCGTTAGCTTCACCACAGCTGCGCCTTCATAACAAAACATCAGGCCTGTTTCGACAGGATATGGCGTCCGAGCAACTATATCGCTTATTTTGTAATTGTTCCACTGGAACGCGATAAGAAATCAGCCGAAACACATCTGGAAAGACACATTTTCACGTCGAATATACCAAACAGTTTGGCACCTTTAGCTAAGCAGCGTGCCTGCTCTCGTCTATGAGGATATTTACGATCAGTTGGATTGCACGCCACGGAAATGGCGATTTTTAGTTCATTATCACGGCATCATTTCGAAAATAATCCATGTGGCAGTTCCCCGCTGATACACAGCACATGAACCAGATGATGGCAGACAATGCACTGAAATGACCTACTGCTGTCTTCTGCATAATTCAGTATTTATGGCAGTATTTGAATGAATTGTAAGATACATTACGAgcatgtacattaaaaaaaaataaaatccctgTTACTCCCACTCATGTATCCAAAACTGTTGcaaactgttacaaagagcaaataaaaactaaatccTTTTCACTCAATACACTCATGCAAATCTACTCCTTTTGATTCCCTTTAGCTCGATCTTAGCACATTTGCATTAAAAAGACGAAATGCATCACGTTGTCACGTGTTAGTTTAATACATGCACTTGTAGATGAAGAGTAATGCATTAAAAGCTTTTCTCGAGCATTTCTCAGTGTTAGATGTAGTGTGAATTAAGTCAGCTCTGATATTTGATCCCACTCTGAAATCCACCAGAAGGCCATACGTGTAATTTAAGGCTTTCCTGATTAGGAACTCTTACACGTACACGTTATGCTGGTGTATTCATTCTGACCCTTTGTATAATGACTTTCAGACAAATAAAGTCTGTTTAACAGGGTTGGAAATCTATAACATCTGTACAAGCTAACATCTAAGTAAGTTTGATGAGTACGGATTTatcccattttttaaaaaaatgacatcattctggagtcttaataataataacaataacaatgataataataataataataataataatgaaccgCAACAGTTTGTGCAGTCAATAAGCATGATGTACCTTCTAAGAGTAACATTAAGATTCACATTAGTTTTTCTTATGGTAGATGACGTCATTGCAGCTCTCCTCCTCTAGTAAAACTTTGCCCATGTAAAAGCTTTACTTTAAGCTCACAGATAGGTGCTAAATGAATAGGAAAACAGAGAATGGAGTTCATGTCAAAAGAATCTCTCTAGAGGATTCATTAGGTTGTTCattctgaaataaattattttaaaagcatcCCTGGTTTCTTTAAGCACCTGAACCTCACCATAAAATACTATACTGATCATTATGTAGTATGATTTCGTTGTACAAGATACATTCATATTATAGACACACAAGCTTTTGAGGCTTTTTCTTCCTCTGCCGTAGCCAGAATATCATTCCCTGAGCAATGAAAGGCCAGATCAAAAGCAGCAGTAGAGTTCGCCCAGAGACATCAAATGGCCACCATTTCTCCACCTGTGGACGGAAGTGGAATTTCCATTTCACAATTCATACCGTCTTCTTATTCATACTCCAAATATGAatcttttaaagtttttttttcctcttttaaagTCTAGACATTACCTCAGTCTGTGGAGATATTAACTGCATGTGACTCCACTGTGAATTTTGAGCCTTGAATGTGTTGAAAAAGGAAGAACAGGAGCAAAATTAACAGTTTCCACATTACGCACAGAATAGTGTACATCAGTAATCCAAAATTTTCAACGGATATGGTCATCAAAACAGTCACAGTACTGTAGCACTGTAGATGTCCCTAAACTGTCTCCTTGTCAGTATTCATACTGTGTAAAATTCTGTTTCTAGTTTTAGTCTCTAGGTTGAAACTAAATGCATCAAacagatgataaaaaaaaatctaaatagtAATTATGCAACATGCAATCAGCAGTTATACTGCTTCATAGATTCTTAACACAATAAAAAACTTGCAGTTTATGTTTTTGCAAAAGATCCTTCATTTATGAGTGAAGATCTGGGAACTCAGTAGTTGTTTACTATTTATAAACTAAGTTtgtattatatgtttattaatacCTAATACTCATATTatgttaattaaaatgcatttttatttgtgcaCCAACACACTGAGATCCTAGTGGCccacattccacacacacattactttaAATCAACTCTAGCTTCTCTAATTCACTAGATGTCATTATTAACCAGGTTGTGAACTACTTACCTAAATTGCTGAAGGATATTAGTCCATCACAAAGCCTATCTAAACTTAAATAGTTTTAATGCTTCTAACTGTTCTATCCAGcaatctacagtcaggtccttaagtatttggacagtgacacaattttcattgCTTTGCCCGTTTATAACactttgaaatgaagcaatcaagatgtgattgaagtgtagactttcagctctAATTCAAGggaaggggtttaacaaaaatagtgCAGTActcgtttaggaattacagccatttttcacatagtccttccattttcacaggctcaaaaataattggacaattgactgaaaAGCAGTTTCATGACCAGGTGtagcctgtttcctcattatttcatgacaaattaaggagataaaagatgtggagttgattccaaatgttgaatttgcattcagtagctgttcatgggaactctcaatatgtggtccaaataGGTATCAATGCAAGTAAAGGAAACCATCATTAGCCTGAAAAACAAACCTATGAGCAAGACAGCAGAAACTTCAGGAGtgaccaaatcaacaatttggtacatccttaaaaagaaggaacacactggcgagctcagcaacacaaaaaggcctggaagaccacggaagacaagtAAAGttgatgatcgcagaattctttccttggtgaagaaaaaccccttcacaacatctagccaagtaaAGAACACTCttgaggaggtaggcatatcattgtcaaagtcttgaatcaagagacaccttcatgaatgtaaataaagagGGATTacttcaagatgcaaaccactaacactcaagaacagaaagggcagattagactttgctagaaaacatcaaaaaaaaaaataaataaataaagagccTGTCctgttctggaacaagattttggacagatgaaaccaagattaacttgtacctagaatgatggaaagagaagagtatggagaaggaaaggaacgGCTCATGATCTAAAGCATACCACATCGTCGGTCAAACATGGCGGAGGctgtgttatggcatgggcatgtatggctgggtcactggtgtttattgatgatgtgactgctgatagaagtagcaggatgaattcttaagtgtatagagctacacgttctgctcagattcagtcaaatgctgcaaaactgataggacagcgcttaaCAGTACAGACGGATAATCACCTAAAACATACCGCAAAAGCAacagcttcttaaggcaaagaaatggaatgttcttaaaagtccaagtcagtcacctgacctcaacccaactgagcatggtTTTCACTTACTAAATACAAaatggcaaagcatctcaagggaggaaactcagcatttggtgatgtctgcgggttccagacttcaggcagtcattgattGCAAAGGacttgcatccaagtattaaaaataatcctaatatatacaattatgtttgtccagttacttttgagcctgtaaaaAATGGAGGTactgtgtaaaaaaatggctgtaattcctaaacagttaatgcaatatttttgtt
The sequence above is a segment of the Pangasianodon hypophthalmus isolate fPanHyp1 chromosome 12, fPanHyp1.pri, whole genome shotgun sequence genome. Coding sequences within it:
- the hexim1 gene encoding protein HEXIM1, encoding MELSKDDAAPEAEDRGRQRDDTQSVIAEKQVQRNPPEFCPGLVSGDTHPMCRARERSDPEPKTGDAAGDDGDATEKTSSKAQGERDPRNKRRSGCSSEGAPDGRQGKKKHRRRPSKKKRRWKPYFKLTWEEKKELDERESARASRVRAEMFAKGLPVAPYNTTQFLMEEHDREEPDLNTERCNRRSFGASRSEDTASEEDYFEPDEEEEEEGEGGEGGESDGMGRAGGAGGEFLQRDFSETYERYHVETLQNMSKQELVREYLELEKSMSRLEEENNWLRRARRNPATPGESAQRVHELERELERLRALNSELLFHCHHTAGHAVNGSAASEPDKGHAEDTDTQ